The sequence GGCCGGTGTTGCCATCGGTCTGGGCGCCCAGAGTCTGATCAAAGACTTCCTGAGCGGTATGTTCATATTCTTAGAGGATCATTTCAATAAGGGGGATGTGGTTGAAATAGCCGGCCGGGTTGGTACAGTTGAGGAAATAAATCTTCGGCGCACAGTGCTCAGGGATCTTGATGGTATAGTGTACTCTATACCCAATGGTGAAATTACTATTTCCTCCAACTATACCAGGGACTGGGCCAGAGTAAAGCTGGACGTTCCGGTAGCCTACGGTGAAGACCTTGACCGGGTTTTCGAGGTACTTAATAAGGTAGGCAAAGAGCTGGCTGAGGACAAAGCATTTGCTTCCAAGATAAAAACGCCGCCACAGGTGCTTAGGGTTCAACATTTTAATGTTTCCTCCATTGATATAAGAATGTTGGGGGATGTTAAACCGAACGAACAATGGGCGGTTACCGGAGAGTTGAGGCGAAGAGTTAAAAAAGCTTTCGACTCCGAGAATATAGAAATCCCGTTTCCGCATATAAAGCTGTATTTGGGAGATAAAGATAAAACTCCAAATGCTATAATTTCCTGTGCGTCCTGCCAGGCACAGTCTCTGACGGGGAATCGATTTTGCGGAAGTTGCGGCAAAGAGCTCAGCAAAAATCAGGTGGAGTAGCAATTGATTCTTCCCCTTGCTCAAACTCCAGTTGTGGTTGTATAATCGAGCTTCATAGA comes from Dehalococcoidales bacterium and encodes:
- a CDS encoding mechanosensitive ion channel family protein: MWNWFMQNGIWILSVASFILSLVLISRDFLRKKLLGRKSQKDSHRLEKILPVVFWLTCTLLLLIIASAIGAILMSEEGASAHITSENIQLWLLEHGMPILLIIVLSFLIYRIIALAIPRLVEKYLQMRAVGRHSKLWYQNRSQTLGTVLTTTLGGLIGIIAIFMLLGEFNINIAPLLAGAGVAGVAIGLGAQSLIKDFLSGMFIFLEDHFNKGDVVEIAGRVGTVEEINLRRTVLRDLDGIVYSIPNGEITISSNYTRDWARVKLDVPVAYGEDLDRVFEVLNKVGKELAEDKAFASKIKTPPQVLRVQHFNVSSIDIRMLGDVKPNEQWAVTGELRRRVKKAFDSENIEIPFPHIKLYLGDKDKTPNAIISCASCQAQSLTGNRFCGSCGKELSKNQVE